One region of Aminobacterium colombiense DSM 12261 genomic DNA includes:
- a CDS encoding ABC transporter substrate-binding protein, with translation MKRCIFFAVCLSLFMFCLSLTPAWSASAQPLTIVSAWEASGMDPVVSGFVFTRMGCLETLVTSDKKGGIEPRLATNWSVSEDGLTWTFNLRKNVVFHDGTLLTGETAALSLNRTLAKGSIFKGTPVKGFSGDGTKILATTESPFSALPAYLVHYSAAISAPASFDSEGKAITVIGTGFYRMTSFKEGKIIDFEGFDKYWGGKPAINEARYFAVSNPETRVLLAESGEGDIVVDIPAEAALRLRENKNLTVISDPLPRVRLLTVNSALPFFSNAKVRSALSYLIDRESITTALLKNSNAAATQLFPPVSAWHNKNLAPLAYDPEKGRALLKEEGWVPAGKEGILTKDGHPFAFEILTYAGRPDLPLIAEVIQQALKNEGIAVSIRVEKSSMVPERHKNGTLETAFIARNFGFVADPIGTLTSDFGPEKERGGWGAMNWSSPLFDDALTTYGQTFASEKQKPLRGTMTSILQEELPVIPVAWYDNHVTINKRVKGVSLDPSEVRPYPEGVEWSE, from the coding sequence ATGAAAAGATGTATTTTTTTCGCTGTCTGTTTGTCTTTGTTCATGTTTTGTTTATCTTTAACTCCTGCATGGAGCGCTTCTGCCCAACCACTTACAATCGTATCTGCCTGGGAAGCTTCAGGAATGGATCCGGTAGTTTCGGGATTCGTCTTTACTCGGATGGGCTGTTTGGAAACACTTGTAACATCCGACAAAAAAGGTGGCATTGAACCGCGTTTAGCAACGAATTGGTCCGTTTCTGAAGACGGACTCACCTGGACCTTTAATCTTCGCAAAAACGTAGTTTTTCATGACGGAACACTCTTGACGGGAGAAACTGCCGCTCTCTCTCTTAATCGGACACTCGCGAAGGGAAGTATTTTTAAGGGAACTCCTGTTAAAGGATTCTCAGGGGATGGGACGAAGATATTGGCTACCACTGAAAGTCCCTTTTCTGCTCTCCCAGCCTATCTAGTCCACTATTCTGCCGCTATTTCTGCACCGGCATCTTTCGACAGCGAAGGAAAAGCCATAACAGTTATAGGAACCGGCTTTTACCGCATGACCTCCTTCAAGGAAGGAAAAATCATCGATTTTGAAGGCTTCGACAAATATTGGGGAGGAAAACCCGCGATAAACGAGGCTCGGTATTTCGCCGTCTCCAACCCTGAAACAAGAGTTCTTCTTGCTGAATCCGGAGAAGGAGACATCGTTGTGGATATCCCTGCTGAAGCAGCTCTCCGCCTTCGGGAAAACAAAAACCTCACGGTCATAAGCGACCCACTTCCCAGGGTGCGCCTTCTCACTGTAAATTCCGCGCTCCCCTTCTTCTCAAATGCAAAAGTACGTTCGGCTCTTTCATACCTCATTGACCGCGAAAGCATTACCACTGCATTGCTAAAAAATTCCAACGCCGCTGCTACACAGCTCTTTCCACCTGTTTCAGCATGGCACAATAAAAATTTGGCTCCCCTTGCCTACGACCCTGAAAAAGGCAGAGCCCTGCTCAAGGAGGAAGGGTGGGTTCCTGCAGGCAAGGAGGGTATTCTTACAAAAGACGGACATCCCTTCGCCTTCGAAATCTTAACCTATGCTGGCCGACCAGACCTGCCCCTTATAGCAGAGGTTATTCAGCAAGCATTAAAAAACGAGGGCATTGCTGTAAGCATCAGAGTTGAAAAGTCAAGCATGGTTCCCGAAAGACACAAGAACGGAACTCTTGAAACAGCCTTTATTGCAAGGAATTTTGGTTTCGTTGCGGATCCCATCGGAACACTGACAAGCGATTTCGGCCCTGAAAAGGAAAGAGGCGGATGGGGAGCCATGAACTGGTCCTCTCCACTGTTCGATGATGCCCTTACAACATATGGACAAACCTTTGCAAGTGAAAAACAGAAACCCTTACGGGGCACTATGACATCTATTCTTCAGGAAGAACTCCCTGTTATTCCCGTAGCATGGTATGACAATCACGTAACAATAAACAAAAGGGTCAAAGGTGTTTCTCTTGATCCTTCGGAAGTTCGTCCCTATCCGGAAGGAGTAGAATGGTCCGAATAG
- a CDS encoding class I SAM-dependent methyltransferase, with product MDTGISSNTTAERVASYWSWRSQVYDTTCSKHTQWHDIFLAPFKDKKSLRLLDMGAGTGFLSLGFAKKGHRVTGIDLSPEMVNFARKMAREKNISIEFFLGDAQEPPLFSSPFDGITCRNLLWTLPNPLRALTAWKRLLKPQGLVVIADGLWEPRLYLAKEEPVTIKFKEAYSEIREQLPYFLGLSAENGFSLLEQAGFSEISRHDHLFHENPYEYNNEFFVLSAVNDCRKK from the coding sequence ATGGATACAGGAATCTCCTCAAACACAACAGCAGAACGAGTGGCATCCTACTGGAGCTGGCGATCACAAGTATATGACACTACATGCTCTAAGCATACTCAATGGCATGACATCTTTCTCGCCCCTTTCAAAGATAAGAAATCTCTTAGACTTCTTGATATGGGGGCAGGAACGGGATTTCTATCTCTCGGCTTCGCAAAAAAAGGACACAGAGTCACTGGTATAGACCTCTCTCCCGAAATGGTAAATTTCGCAAGAAAGATGGCCCGAGAGAAAAATATTTCTATTGAGTTTTTTCTGGGAGACGCCCAGGAACCGCCCCTTTTTTCAAGCCCTTTTGATGGGATAACGTGCCGTAATCTTCTGTGGACCCTTCCCAACCCGCTAAGGGCTTTAACTGCCTGGAAAAGACTTTTGAAACCCCAAGGCCTCGTTGTGATTGCTGATGGGCTATGGGAACCCAGGTTATATCTGGCAAAGGAAGAGCCTGTCACGATCAAATTCAAAGAAGCCTATTCAGAGATTCGCGAGCAGCTCCCATACTTTTTAGGTCTTTCTGCTGAAAATGGATTTTCCCTACTGGAACAGGCGGGGTTTTCTGAAATCAGTCGGCACGATCATCTTTTCCATGAAAATCCCTATGAGTATAATAATGAATTTTTTGTTCTATCAGCAGTTAACGATTGCCGTAAAAAATAA
- a CDS encoding radical SAM protein has translation MREGVNRFTLLSKDFEPAYVSLLHSGELKRRAEQALAGLESCTFCPRCCGVNRMAGETGVCKTGLLPRVSNHFAHLGEENCLRGRRGSGAIFFAFCNLGCIFCQNYEISHLGEGVEVTPEQLALFMLELQLSGCHNINVVTPSHVVPQIIAAVSIAAENGLHLPIVYNTSAYDSMCSLQLLDGIIDIYMPDFKMWNPDQALRYLTASDYPEVACQAIIEMHRQVGDLKLDEHGLAKRGLLVRHLVMPGGVAGSEAILHFLAEKVSPHTYVNVMFQYHPAGEVSCENFPEINCRPSRAEYLKIVQIACNLGLRLDACR, from the coding sequence ATGCGTGAAGGTGTCAATCGATTTACTCTCTTGAGCAAAGATTTTGAGCCAGCGTATGTTTCTCTTCTGCATAGTGGAGAATTGAAGCGAAGGGCGGAGCAAGCGCTGGCTGGTCTCGAAAGTTGCACCTTTTGCCCTCGCTGTTGTGGGGTGAACCGCATGGCAGGCGAGACAGGAGTGTGCAAGACTGGGCTGCTTCCACGAGTTTCAAATCACTTTGCACATTTGGGAGAAGAGAATTGTTTGCGCGGGCGACGTGGGAGCGGTGCGATTTTTTTTGCTTTCTGCAATTTAGGTTGTATTTTTTGTCAGAACTACGAGATTTCCCATTTGGGAGAAGGGGTTGAAGTTACCCCTGAACAGCTTGCTCTTTTCATGTTAGAGCTACAGCTTTCCGGCTGCCACAATATAAATGTAGTGACTCCATCCCACGTGGTTCCACAGATTATAGCGGCCGTATCAATTGCTGCAGAAAATGGACTTCATTTACCAATAGTTTATAATACCTCTGCCTATGATTCGATGTGTAGCCTGCAACTCCTAGATGGGATCATTGATATTTATATGCCAGACTTCAAAATGTGGAACCCCGATCAGGCCCTTCGTTATCTCACCGCTTCTGATTATCCGGAAGTTGCGTGCCAGGCAATTATAGAAATGCATCGTCAAGTGGGAGATTTGAAACTTGACGAGCATGGTTTGGCAAAACGTGGCCTTCTAGTGCGGCATCTAGTGATGCCTGGGGGAGTTGCTGGCAGTGAAGCGATCCTCCACTTTCTTGCTGAGAAGGTTTCTCCCCATACCTACGTTAACGTAATGTTCCAATACCACCCTGCAGGGGAGGTATCCTGTGAAAATTTCCCAGAGATAAACTGCCGCCCAAGTCGTGCTGAATACCTAAAAATTGTTCAAATTGCCTGTAATCTTGGGCTGCGGCTTGATGCTTGCCGTTAA
- the msrB gene encoding peptide-methionine (R)-S-oxide reductase MsrB encodes MILYNTIVGYKKEGVVMKYTLLLLTVGTIIFFVTTSVCATTIERIEKTDEEWKAILTPDQYVITRKKGTEPPFSGAYWNLHEKGTYVCVCCGAVIFSSKEKFDSGSGWPSFWATVKDAPIATKLDSSFGMERTEVLCARCDAHLGHLFSDGPPPTGMRYCINSAALNFIAEEE; translated from the coding sequence ATGATACTGTATAATACTATTGTAGGGTATAAGAAAGAAGGAGTGGTCATGAAATACACGTTACTATTGCTAACGGTAGGAACAATTATATTTTTTGTGACAACAAGCGTCTGTGCCACAACTATAGAACGAATAGAAAAAACTGACGAAGAGTGGAAAGCTATTCTTACGCCAGACCAGTACGTTATCACCAGAAAAAAGGGGACAGAACCCCCCTTCTCTGGAGCATACTGGAACTTACACGAAAAGGGCACCTATGTTTGTGTTTGTTGTGGCGCTGTCATTTTTTCATCGAAAGAAAAGTTTGATTCTGGCTCTGGATGGCCAAGCTTCTGGGCAACAGTAAAAGATGCACCCATCGCAACTAAACTGGATTCTTCTTTTGGAATGGAGCGGACGGAAGTGCTCTGTGCCCGTTGCGACGCACACCTGGGCCACCTTTTTTCAGACGGCCCTCCACCCACCGGGATGCGATACTGCATCAACTCTGCCGCTCTGAACTTTATTGCAGAAGAAGAATAA
- a CDS encoding SDR family NAD(P)-dependent oxidoreductase codes for MCVVSEYFEDKVAVVTGAASGIGLGITEHLLSRGAMAVFMGDVNEENLKSESERLSIAHEGKVFSKLTDVTKLEQVENLIYTAKDFDGHLDFVFNNAGMGMTLPTEKITFDIWKLIIDLNVMGVVHGTYTAIPLMREQGFGHIINTGSITGRIPVPYQAVYAATKSAVISMTESLQYELEAYGLQFSVFCPGNVATSIFGELTPPPDSISVDDAVNYIFQEMERNSLVIILPQIMREIEALYRENRKEYDEIARKLASERRENYRTKGTYF; via the coding sequence ATGTGTGTAGTGAGCGAATATTTTGAAGATAAGGTTGCGGTAGTAACCGGAGCGGCTTCTGGCATAGGTTTGGGAATTACTGAGCATTTGCTTTCGAGAGGAGCCATGGCTGTCTTTATGGGTGATGTAAACGAAGAAAATCTTAAAAGTGAATCTGAGCGTTTAAGCATAGCCCACGAGGGAAAAGTTTTTTCAAAATTGACAGATGTTACCAAGCTGGAGCAGGTTGAAAACCTTATATATACAGCAAAAGATTTCGATGGACACCTTGATTTTGTATTCAATAATGCAGGCATGGGTATGACACTTCCTACGGAAAAAATAACCTTTGATATTTGGAAATTGATAATTGATTTGAATGTAATGGGCGTAGTTCACGGAACGTATACAGCTATCCCTCTTATGAGAGAGCAGGGTTTTGGGCACATTATAAATACGGGTTCCATCACAGGGCGCATTCCAGTTCCATATCAGGCCGTTTATGCTGCTACTAAAAGTGCAGTTATATCTATGACCGAGAGTTTACAATATGAATTGGAAGCTTATGGGTTGCAATTCAGCGTATTTTGTCCCGGTAATGTTGCTACGTCAATATTTGGAGAACTGACGCCTCCTCCAGATTCAATAAGTGTGGACGATGCTGTTAATTATATTTTTCAAGAAATGGAAAGAAACTCTCTTGTTATTATCCTTCCTCAAATCATGCGAGAAATAGAAGCTCTTTATAGGGAAAACAGAAAAGAATACGACGAGATCGCTCGTAAACTAGCGAGTGAACGTCGTGAAAATTACCGGACAAAGGGAACCTATTTTTAA